A stretch of DNA from Candidatus Cloacimonadota bacterium:
AGCCGTAGCAGTGTCTGTAGATTCAGATCATATAAAAGTGACAAGATAGTTTTTTGAACATCGAAACAGAAAATTGTGGAGATAAATTTTATCTCGAAACCGATTTACAAAAAAAGGAGCATTTATGGCTGATTTTGAAGAAATAAAAGCAAGTGCCAAAATTCCCAAAATTCCCAAAAAACGAATTCTAACCATCGTGATCATTATTGCTGTTGCTATTTTCATTTTAACAGGACTTTACACTGTCAATCCCGAAGAATTGGGTGTGATCCAGAGATTTGGGAAATATGTGGTTTCCACTGAACCCGGACTTCATTTTAAAATTCCGTTTGGAGTGGATAAACTTACCAAAGTAAAAGTGAAAGAAGTCTTCAAGGAAGAGTTTGGTTTCCGCACCATGCGAGCAGGTGTAAAATCACAATTTTCTCGTCGCAACTTCGATGTGGAATCTGTGATGCTTACCGGTGATTTGAATATCGCAGATGTGGAATGGATAATTCAATACCGCATCAAAGATCCGGTCAGATATCTCTTTAATGTGCGAAATGTGGAAGAAACTATTCGTGACCTGACCGAATCGGTAATACGTGAAGTGGTCGGAGATCGCAGTGTGGATGAAGTTATCGTTCTTAACAGAAAAGAAATTGCTGATGAAGCGGAAATTTTATTGCAAAAAGAATTGAACTACTATAAAGCAGGTGTCGAAGTAGTAACGATTAATCTGCAAAATGTAAATCCACCAGAACGTGTACGACCCGCTTTCAACGAAGTGAATTCTGCCAAACAGGAAAAGGAAAGGATCATCAATCAGGCCTGGCAGAAGTATAATGAAATAATTCCGGAAGCACGTGGTAAAGCCAAGCGAACCATCGAAGAAGCTCAAGGTTATGCCATCAATCGCGTGAACCGGGCAAATGGCGATGCTGACCGTTTTATGCAAATGTATAATACGTACAAAAATGCTAAAACTGTAACCAGAAAGCGCATGTATCTGGAAACAATGCAGAAAATCTTACCGAATGTAGAAAAGGTTTACATCGTTGATGAAGAGCAAAAAGGTTTGCTTCCACTATTGGACCTGAATGACGGAGGTAAGTAAAATGAAATATAAAACACTAATAATCGTAGCTGTAGTTGCCCTGATAATCATTTTTAATGCATTGTATGTAATTGACGAAAGACAGCAGGTTATCATCACTCAATTCGGTGATCCAGTTGGTGGTACAATAAATTCTGCCGGCTTACATCTCAAGATTCCCTTTATTCAAAAAGTTCATTTTTTTGAAAAACGTATTCTGGAATGGGACGGCGATGCCAAACAAATTCCCACTTCCGATAAAAGATATATCTGGCTGGATACCTTCTCTCGCTGGCAAATAAATGATCCCTTGAAATTCTACGAAACAACTCGCTTTGAAACTGCCGCTCATAGTCGTCTGGATGATATTATCAGTGGTACCACGCGAGATGTTATCAGTTCACATAAGCTTCTGGAGATTGTGCGAAACTCCAATCGTCAACTCACCTTTACCGAAGAATTTGAAACCAGCGATCTGGGTGATGTGATCAAAGAAACTATCCACTTCGGAAGGCGTAGTATTGCCGATTCCATCTTTGTTTTATCCAAACCATTGATTGCTGAGTATGGCATCGAGTTGATTGATGTACGCATCAAACGCCTCAATTACAACGAGGATGTACAATCAAAAGTATTTGATAGAATGATCTCTGAACGCCAGAAGATCGCTACAAAATTTCGCTCGGAAGGCGAAGGAAAATCTTCTGAAATTCTGGGTAGAATGAAAAAAGACCTTGATCAGATCGAATCGCAAGCTTATGAAACTGCTCAGAACATCAAAGGTGAAGCAGATGCATCAGCTATAAATATTTATGCAAATGCTTACAATCGCGATCCCGGTTTCTATGAATTCCTGAAAACCCTGGAAACTTACGAACTCACTATCGACAAGAAAAATACGCTGATCATGACGACTGACAGCGATTACTATAAATTCTTGAAAAGTTCAAAATAACATGAATATCTAACTCGTTCCTGAGATTTTTTTCAGGAACGAGTTTTTTTTATAGCGATTTATGAAAAGTCATGAATATTGGATGCAGAAGGCTTTGGAAGAAGCAAAAAAAGCTTTTGCAGAAACTGAAATTCCCATCGGTGCAGCACTTGTAAGAAATAATGAACTGATCGCCGCAAATCATAATCGTACAAATCAATTTAATGACCCTCTTGCCCACGCTGAAAAGCTGGTGATCGAAGCAGCGATAAGAAATGGAAATAAATTCCTGCAGGATTGCACTTTGTATATAACGGTTGAACCTTGCCTGATGTGCGCTGGCTTGATAATCTGGAGTCGAATTGGGAAAGTCTTTTTTGGCTGTTACGATGAAAAAGCCGGAGCTGTTGGATCAATTTATAATGCACTTCTAGATAAAAGTTTTAATCATAATCCGGAAATTGTTTCGGGTGTTTTGGCGAGGGAATGTTCTGAAATAATAACGCGTTTTTTTAAAGAGAAGAGAAATTAACTTTGCGATTTACTTAATTTAATCACAAAAACAGCACCCTGAGATTCATTATCTTCTACAAAAATCTTTCCATTGTATCTTTCGATCGTATTTTTGACAATATGCAAACCAATGCCGGTATGTCCAGAATCACCAAAAATAAATCCTTTTTCAAAAACCTTTGTTTTGATTTCTTCTGGTATCCCGATTCCGTTATCTGCAAAGCGAATTTCGTAATGATCATCAACAGGTTTAACACTAATATCTATAACATCAGCTTTACCATGCAGAAGGGAGTTATTGACTAAGTTTTCAAAAACGGAAAAGATAGCTTCATCAGTAAAAATCTCTCCACTTCCATTGATAACAAATTTAATTCCAGGATGATCTTCCACCAATTTTTTCCAAACTTCATCGAGATTAAATTTTCTTAGTTTAGAAATTAAATTGTTTTCAAGATTTCGCTGCTTATTTATGGTATCCAAACTTTTGTTAACTCTCTTTTCGATTTCAATTAACATATCTGTTTCTGATTTATTTTTGTAGAGTCTTGCTGCACTTTTGATAACTGAGAGATCATTAGCTATGTCATGTCGCAATATTTGATTAACCAGCAGGAGATGATTTTTATAACCTTCCAATTCTCTGTTCTTTTTTTGAACAAGTTTATTTGCCTGAGCTAATTCTACATTTTTCAGTTTATAAATTTCAGCTTCTTTTTCTTTCTTTTCAAGATCGAACCTACTTTTCATTTCAGAAATCTTTTTCTCGCTATCATTATTATAGATCTCATCAGATATTTCTTTAAATTTTTTATGATATTCAAATGCCTTCTTGAAATCAGCTTTTTTCTCGTAAGCCATAAAAAGAATCCGATAGGCGGAATTTTGTAATGGTAACTCACCTAATTCTTGAGCCAGTTTCAACTCTATTTCAGCACTTTTTACAGCTTCATTATATTGCCCGATTTTAAGGTATACACCCGAAATATTTCCAACTACTAAAGCAGCGTTGTGCTTATCATTTAGCTGCAAAGAAAATTCGTAGGCCCGATTGAACCAGTTCAGAGCTTCTTCAGGCTTATCCAAATCGAAATATACTCCGCCAATATTACTATAACAAGAAATCGAACCACGCACATCATTTAACTTCTTTCTGATCTTAAGTGATTTTTGATAATACTCCAGAGCTTTATCATATTTTTTTTGGATATAATTTATTGCCCCCAGGTTGTTATAAGAAAAAGCTAATCCAGCTTTATCTGGTAAAGTGAGTTTTATTTCCAGAGCTTTGCTAAAATACTCCTCAGCTTTTTCAAAATCGTGGATTCTGTAGTAAACAGTTCCGATATTATTGAAGCTTTTCGATATTTCCCGTGGATCTCCTGATTCTTCATCCAATTTTAAGGCTTCAAGATAATAATGTAATGTTTGGTCAATTGCGCCTTTATAATAATGAATTTCTCCAATCTGTGAAAAACATTTTGACCTTATCTTGTTATCCTGAATTTCATCAGTTAATTTCAGTGCTTTTTCAAGAATTGACAATGATTTTTCATAAGCACTCTGCTTGTTGTAAACATAGGCAATATTACTATAACTTTCTGCTACCAAATTTTTTGAATTCAATTCTGTGGATATTTGCAATGCTCTTTCATAAAAGAATAGAGCTGTTTCTAATTGATTTCTGCGATATTGATCACCCAGTTCAAAATAAAGTTTAACCATTCTGTCTGAGTATCCAGCTGCTTCAGCTTCTTCTTTGATCTTTTCTGCTAATTTTATCTTTTCAGAAGAAATCTCACATTCTTTTTGCATTTTAAGAAAGTTCTTAATCTGCTCTATGCAGTTTTTATTATCATTAGTAAAATATCGGGCTGCTAACAGAAAGTATAGATCGGTCTTTTCAGCTATATCTATTTGATCAGATTTTAGAATCCGCCTTATTTCAGCAATTGATTTCATAAAACTCTCACGTCTTCCATATTTTTTTTATAAACATCACAAAAAATATTTTTCTTAAATAAACGTCCAATCAATTCTGACTTTTGATGATATTAATTATTTCATCTGATTTAATAACCAGGGTTCACATCCCAAGTTGATCAAGTATTACCTGCGTTATCAATGTCCATCTGCGGTTTCAATAGCTGGTGATCGAAGCAGCGATAAGAAATGGAAATAAATTCCTGCAGGATTGCACTTTGTATGTAACGGTTGAACCTTGCCTGATCTGCGCTGGCTTGATAATCTGGAGTCGAATTGGGAAAGTCGTTTTTGGCAGTTACGATGAAAAAGCCGGAGCTGTTGGATCAATTTATAATGCACTTCTAGATAAAAGTTTTAATCATAATCCCAAAGTAATTTCCGGAGTTTTATCAGATGAATGTAAAACTCTTATCAAATTTTTTTTTAAAACAAGACGCTGATTTCTAACTAACTTTTTATGAAAGCTGAATAATGCCTTCCCGAATCGTTGAGATAATCAAATCAATTTCTTTGCTGGTAATAGCAAAATGTGGTGTAAATCTTATTCCATTATCTCCACCATGAATCATGTTTATACCATTTGTTCTCAAATAATATTCAAAACCATTTTCGGCAACAACAGGAAATTTATCTTTATTCAATTCAGCATTTACGATCAAACCCGTACCAATCACACTTTCGATAGCTTCAGGATATTCATCAGCCAGTTGTTGTAATTTTGTTTTAAATTCTCTGCCTTTTTCCACAATATTTTTGCGGATTTCTGGAGTAATATTTTCCAGTACTTCGCAGCCGACTTCTAAAGCTCGTGGATTTGTCGTCATGGTGTTTCCATAAACTCCTGGAACATACAACTCAGCAAATTTCTTTGTTAGTGCCACTACCGAAAGTGGATATTGACCAGCATTTAAAGCTTTTGAGTAAGTTTCACAATCTGGTGCTTCACAATTTTCGAAACCAGGATAATCAATTATACTCAAAACTCCCTGAGCTCTTAGAGCTGCCTGAATTGAATCTACAATCAACATACTTCCATGTTCAGAAGTCAACCTGCGCGCTAAATTATAAAATTCAGGTGTAATTGCCAATCCCGAAACACCTTCTCCCATAACAGGTTCCATATAAAAAGCTTCAATAAATATATTATTATCGGCAGCATTTTTATATATTTCTTTCAATGCTGTTAGATCGTTTGGTGGAACGATAATTAAATCATCAATATCAGAGAATGAATAGAGATTTTCCCGGTAAATTTTTCCAGTAGAATCTGATACTTTGGCAGCTCGATAAGTTCTACCGTGAAATCCTCCCTGCAAAGAAAGCTGTTTAACCTTTTTATTCCTGTTTTCTGCTTTTTCCATAATTTTTTTTGTTTGAATATCGCAAATCCTGGCAGCAACACTAACAGCTTCCGAACCACTATTCATGCAGATAAACTTGGAAAAAGGACAACTATCTTTCGTGTGTCCAATCTCTTTTTTTAGTAAATCAGCAAAACGTTTTTGGCTGAATTGTGGAGTCATCACATTTGCCATTACCCAGGGTTTTGACATTGATTCTAATAGGATAGATGATGAATGTCCCATTCCCAGCATGCCATATCCGGCCGAATCATGAAGGACACCTCCGTGAGAAGTTACAATCCAGGGACCAAATGCACTTAAAGCAACAAATGGGCTACGAGTTTTCTCGGGATAAAAATTTTCATAATCTTTCTGTAGTAGGATACATAAATCTTGTTCATCCATCTGCAATTCTTCTGAATAATCCCTTTGAAGTGATCTGTGACTTTGGAAAGCTGTGTTTATAGTTTTTTGCAAATCTTTATCATCCAGGAATGTCTCTATTATTTCATCCGATAAACCTTCTGTAACTCTTCTGCCTGAATAGTTTCTTATTTCATACAACTTTTGAACCAGTTCATTCATTTTAAGTCTCCTTTTTTTACCGATATAACCAAATCAGCAATTTTTTTATTCATGTATTTGATTGTTATAAAACCAATTAACAACGTCAAGTAAATACTTAACACGCATCCCCCGAAAAATATTTATTTTCCAGTAAGCAACAAAAAAAAACAATAATTTCATTTTTTTCAAGCCCATGAATTTTTAACCTGTGAAATCAATTCAATTTCACTGGGTTATTCATGGGAAAAGCAAACAAAGCCTTTTGTAGTAACCATTTCAATGGTTTATTATTTGTGCAAACGGTTGAAAACGTTGTCCGATATATTTCTGGTATCAAGATTCCCACGAATTAATTCGTGGGCTTTGCTGGATAAGGTTTTGGATGGGTAAAATAGCAACAATTTCATTTATTACAATAGATTATGTTTATACCTTCCAAATTTTTCGGGGGATGCATGAATACTTAAGATGATTCTAAAAACACAATTATAGCATCGAGATTTCTATTGTTTTAACTGCTTAATGATAAACCATTTATTTCATCTACAAACATTTAAAAATTAAATGTTATATTCAGCAAATGCAATATGTTTTGTTTAGATGAAATTCATATTACTATAAAAAAATCTACTGTTTATGGGTTTAGATTTTTTGTATATTGACATAAAAAAATAAATTTTTAGGTTTACTTAGTTAAATATTTTTTTGTTTGGAGAGTAGTTTTGGTAATTATAAAATCAGAAAATAAAGAAAAAATAAAAATCTTGCATTTTGAAGATAAAGGCATCAATCAAAAGGCTTCTAAAATATCTGTTAAGGACCGAAGTAATTGTTATCATTTTACGATACTTTATTTTATCAAATCCCTACTTCGGATCGACATCTTTCCAGATAAACATTAGATTGACATATTTTAGGTGGAATATGAGAATTTATAAATTAAAAAATCAAATTCAGAACTACAATTGGGGAACAAAAGATTTCATTCCTGAGCTTCTGAAAATAAATAATGAGAAAAAACTTCCCTGCGCCGAATTGTGGATGGGAGCTCATCCCAAAGCTCCGTCACGGGTTATCGAGCTGAAAATGAATTTAATGCAATTGATCGAGAAATTCCCAGAAGCTGCTCTAGGAAAAGAATGTCAAGATTCATTTAACAATAAATTACCATTTTTACTGAAAATATTGTCCGCCGAAACTCCTCTTTCTATTCAGGTACATCCCAGCAAAAATCAGGCAGAAGAAGGATTCGAATTAGAAAATTCCAGCGGCAAACCAATCGATGCATTTGATAGAAATTATAAGGATAACAATCACAAGCCGGAACTGATCTGTGCTCTTACACCTTTTGTAGCAATGTGTGGATTTC
This window harbors:
- a CDS encoding tetratricopeptide repeat-containing sensor histidine kinase: MKSIAEIRRILKSDQIDIAEKTDLYFLLAARYFTNDNKNCIEQIKNFLKMQKECEISSEKIKLAEKIKEEAEAAGYSDRMVKLYFELGDQYRRNQLETALFFYERALQISTELNSKNLVAESYSNIAYVYNKQSAYEKSLSILEKALKLTDEIQDNKIRSKCFSQIGEIHYYKGAIDQTLHYYLEALKLDEESGDPREISKSFNNIGTVYYRIHDFEKAEEYFSKALEIKLTLPDKAGLAFSYNNLGAINYIQKKYDKALEYYQKSLKIRKKLNDVRGSISCYSNIGGVYFDLDKPEEALNWFNRAYEFSLQLNDKHNAALVVGNISGVYLKIGQYNEAVKSAEIELKLAQELGELPLQNSAYRILFMAYEKKADFKKAFEYHKKFKEISDEIYNNDSEKKISEMKSRFDLEKKEKEAEIYKLKNVELAQANKLVQKKNRELEGYKNHLLLVNQILRHDIANDLSVIKSAARLYKNKSETDMLIEIEKRVNKSLDTINKQRNLENNLISKLRKFNLDEVWKKLVEDHPGIKFVINGSGEIFTDEAIFSVFENLVNNSLLHGKADVIDISVKPVDDHYEIRFADNGIGIPEEIKTKVFEKGFIFGDSGHTGIGLHIVKNTIERYNGKIFVEDNESQGAVFVIKLSKSQS
- a CDS encoding aminotransferase class III-fold pyridoxal phosphate-dependent enzyme, whose amino-acid sequence is MNELVQKLYEIRNYSGRRVTEGLSDEIIETFLDDKDLQKTINTAFQSHRSLQRDYSEELQMDEQDLCILLQKDYENFYPEKTRSPFVALSAFGPWIVTSHGGVLHDSAGYGMLGMGHSSSILLESMSKPWVMANVMTPQFSQKRFADLLKKEIGHTKDSCPFSKFICMNSGSEAVSVAARICDIQTKKIMEKAENRNKKVKQLSLQGGFHGRTYRAAKVSDSTGKIYRENLYSFSDIDDLIIVPPNDLTALKEIYKNAADNNIFIEAFYMEPVMGEGVSGLAITPEFYNLARRLTSEHGSMLIVDSIQAALRAQGVLSIIDYPGFENCEAPDCETYSKALNAGQYPLSVVALTKKFAELYVPGVYGNTMTTNPRALEVGCEVLENITPEIRKNIVEKGREFKTKLQQLADEYPEAIESVIGTGLIVNAELNKDKFPVVAENGFEYYLRTNGINMIHGGDNGIRFTPHFAITSKEIDLIISTIREGIIQLS
- the hflC gene encoding protease modulator HflC — encoded protein: MTEVSKMKYKTLIIVAVVALIIIFNALYVIDERQQVIITQFGDPVGGTINSAGLHLKIPFIQKVHFFEKRILEWDGDAKQIPTSDKRYIWLDTFSRWQINDPLKFYETTRFETAAHSRLDDIISGTTRDVISSHKLLEIVRNSNRQLTFTEEFETSDLGDVIKETIHFGRRSIADSIFVLSKPLIAEYGIELIDVRIKRLNYNEDVQSKVFDRMISERQKIATKFRSEGEGKSSEILGRMKKDLDQIESQAYETAQNIKGEADASAINIYANAYNRDPGFYEFLKTLETYELTIDKKNTLIMTTDSDYYKFLKSSK
- a CDS encoding nucleoside deaminase yields the protein MIEAAIRNGNKFLQDCTLYVTVEPCLICAGLIIWSRIGKVVFGSYDEKAGAVGSIYNALLDKSFNHNPKVISGVLSDECKTLIKFFFKTRR
- the tadA gene encoding tRNA adenosine(34) deaminase TadA; its protein translation is MKSHEYWMQKALEEAKKAFAETEIPIGAALVRNNELIAANHNRTNQFNDPLAHAEKLVIEAAIRNGNKFLQDCTLYITVEPCLMCAGLIIWSRIGKVFFGCYDEKAGAVGSIYNALLDKSFNHNPEIVSGVLARECSEIITRFFKEKRN
- the hflK gene encoding FtsH protease activity modulator HflK, yielding MADFEEIKASAKIPKIPKKRILTIVIIIAVAIFILTGLYTVNPEELGVIQRFGKYVVSTEPGLHFKIPFGVDKLTKVKVKEVFKEEFGFRTMRAGVKSQFSRRNFDVESVMLTGDLNIADVEWIIQYRIKDPVRYLFNVRNVEETIRDLTESVIREVVGDRSVDEVIVLNRKEIADEAEILLQKELNYYKAGVEVVTINLQNVNPPERVRPAFNEVNSAKQEKERIINQAWQKYNEIIPEARGKAKRTIEEAQGYAINRVNRANGDADRFMQMYNTYKNAKTVTRKRMYLETMQKILPNVEKVYIVDEEQKGLLPLLDLNDGGK